From Buchnera aphidicola (Mindarus keteleerifoliae), the proteins below share one genomic window:
- the ybeY gene encoding rRNA maturation RNase YbeY — MYRKIKKPTNILSFPYNVTLNNSKILLGDLIICSEIMTIEAKKQKRNIKEHWAHIFIHGILHLLGHDHTNRQETKKMESLECKIMHKLGFKNPYISNM, encoded by the coding sequence ATTTATAGAAAAATAAAAAAACCAACAAATATACTCTCATTTCCTTATAATGTTACTTTAAATAATAGTAAAATCCTTTTAGGAGATTTAATAATTTGCAGCGAAATAATGACAATAGAAGCAAAAAAACAAAAAAGAAACATCAAGGAACATTGGGCACATATATTTATACACGGAATATTACATCTACTAGGACACGATCATACTAATAGACAAGAAACAAAAAAAATGGAATCATTAGAATGTAAAATAATGCATAAATTAGGATTTAAGAATCCATATATAAGCAATATGTAA
- the asd gene encoding aspartate-semialdehyde dehydrogenase: MKKSVGFVGWRGTVGTVLMQRMLEEKDFENIDAIFFSTSQIGKKNSLVQKISLDDIKNAYDIDDLKKMDIIVTCQGTEYTNKVYYELRKRNWKGYWIDAAASLRMEKDSVIVLDPINNFFIEESIRRGIKTYVGSNCTVSLMLLALGGLFSNNLIEWSTIHTYQAASGSGAESMLELIQQTGVILNNISDVLKSSSVLEIEKKINLTIRSSHFPTKNFKAPLAYSLIPWIDKEMNSGQSKEEWKVQAETNKILSRSNNPILLDATCVRIGSLRCHSQSFTIKLKEDLSILEIENILSSHNPWVKVVPNTIKDTLLYLNPIAVTGTLDIPIGRIRKLTIGSRYLSAFTVGDQLLWGASEPIRRMLKFLIK, from the coding sequence ATGAAAAAATCTGTAGGTTTTGTTGGTTGGAGAGGAACAGTAGGAACAGTATTAATGCAAAGAATGTTAGAAGAAAAAGATTTTGAAAATATAGATGCTATTTTCTTTTCTACTTCTCAAATTGGAAAAAAAAACTCGCTTGTTCAAAAAATATCTTTAGATGATATCAAAAATGCATACGACATTGATGATTTGAAAAAGATGGATATTATTGTTACTTGTCAAGGAACAGAATATACTAATAAAGTATATTACGAACTAAGAAAAAGAAATTGGAAAGGATATTGGATAGATGCAGCTGCTTCTCTTAGAATGGAAAAAGATAGTGTTATAGTGTTAGACCCTATAAATAATTTCTTTATAGAAGAATCTATAAGAAGAGGAATTAAAACTTATGTTGGCTCTAATTGTACTGTTAGTTTAATGTTATTGGCTTTAGGTGGTTTATTTTCTAATAACTTAATTGAATGGAGCACAATTCATACTTATCAGGCTGCTTCTGGAAGTGGAGCAGAAAGTATGTTAGAGTTGATACAACAAACAGGAGTGATTTTGAATAATATTTCTGATGTTCTTAAAAGTTCAAGTGTATTGGAAATTGAAAAAAAAATAAATTTAACTATCCGATCTTCTCATTTTCCTACTAAAAATTTCAAAGCTCCATTAGCGTATAGTTTAATACCTTGGATAGATAAAGAAATGAACAGTGGTCAAAGTAAAGAAGAATGGAAAGTTCAAGCTGAAACTAATAAGATTTTATCTAGATCTAACAATCCTATACTTTTAGATGCAACTTGTGTTCGAATAGGTTCTTTACGTTGTCATAGTCAATCATTTACAATAAAATTAAAAGAAGATCTTTCTATTTTGGAAATAGAAAATATTTTATCTTCTCATAATCCTTGGGTAAAAGTTGTACCTAATACTATAAAAGATACGCTTTTATATTTAAACCCTATTGCTGTTACTGGTACTTTAGATATTCCAATAGGAAGAATACGTAAATTAACAATTGGTTCTAGATACCTATCAGCTTTTACGGTTGGTGATCAGCTTTTATGGGGAGCTTCAGAACCAATAAGAAGAATGTTAAAATTTTTAATTAAATAA
- the leuS gene encoding leucine--tRNA ligase — translation MNITYQAKKIEKYVQKYWKEKKTFKVYENPEKIKYYCLVMLPYPSGSLHMGHIRNYTIGDVISRYQRMLGKNVLHPIGWDAFGLPAEIAAIKNNTHPMEWTYKNIKSMKKQLKKMGFSYDWDRELTTCKPDYYKWEQWFFTEIVKKKLAYKKIDLVNWCPTDKTVLANEQVIDGLCWRCQTRVIKKNIPQWFIKITKYAEELLKDLKNLKFWPEKVKNMQKNWIGKTINIEIKLKVKNLNTIFTAYIKNLECIMGATFIIMSTEHKLTKFLSKVDSSIKNFINDNKNFFDKENFFFMKGKKTNLTAIHPINKKKIPIWISNYVKNKNNKKSFYIGIPAHNKKDWTFSKFNQIKPKFVLLNLNGCKPNFGNVSILKKGYLFNSNKFTGLSIKKGFNIIFNFLKNQKIAKKLISYKLKDWGISRQRYWGTPIPIAITKENKNICIPKELLPLILPKKNSISSRSIIINKKKNVCETDTFDTFIESSWYYARYTCPKFKQEMINFDAAKYWLPVDQYVGGIEHATMHLLYFRFYHKMLRDFKLVPYNEPVIRLLCQGMVLSDAFYFFNEKKEKIWISPNEINISRDKKGKIIQAYTKNKIKAFHAGMIKMSKSKNNGIDPESVIKNYGVDTLRLFIMFSAPPEISIEWNPSSIKGMSRFIHKLWKFCLKNIKNKDSIKKIKVQNLNFCQQSFYISLNQTIKKVTENIDERQTFNNAIAAIIKFTKKIINFPIKEPEDKYLVRFALINIIKMLYPFIPHFSFVILERITSRKKIDFVKWPTFDKNFLEKTIFQIVIQINGKKKKTLNFLKNESKKNVISKILKKNIIENFLKEKKIKKIFFIPNKIINFVVK, via the coding sequence ATGAATATAACATATCAAGCAAAAAAAATAGAAAAATATGTCCAGAAATATTGGAAAGAAAAAAAAACTTTTAAAGTTTATGAAAATCCTGAAAAAATAAAATATTATTGCTTAGTAATGCTTCCATATCCTTCCGGAAGTTTACATATGGGACATATAAGAAATTACACTATTGGTGATGTGATATCTAGATATCAAAGAATGCTAGGTAAAAATGTATTACACCCGATAGGATGGGACGCTTTTGGACTACCGGCTGAAATTGCAGCTATAAAAAATAATACTCATCCTATGGAATGGACATATAAAAATATAAAATCAATGAAAAAACAACTAAAAAAAATGGGGTTTAGTTATGATTGGGATAGAGAATTAACTACTTGCAAACCAGATTATTATAAATGGGAACAATGGTTTTTTACAGAAATTGTTAAAAAAAAATTGGCTTACAAAAAAATTGATCTCGTTAACTGGTGTCCTACTGATAAAACAGTTCTTGCTAACGAACAAGTAATTGATGGACTATGTTGGAGATGTCAAACAAGAGTTATTAAAAAAAATATTCCTCAATGGTTTATTAAAATTACTAAATATGCTGAAGAATTGCTAAAAGATTTAAAAAATTTAAAATTTTGGCCTGAAAAAGTAAAAAATATGCAAAAAAACTGGATAGGAAAAACTATAAATATAGAAATTAAATTAAAGGTTAAAAACTTAAATACTATTTTCACTGCTTATATCAAAAACTTAGAATGTATTATGGGCGCAACTTTCATTATCATGTCTACAGAACACAAATTAACTAAATTTTTATCTAAAGTAGACAGCTCAATCAAAAACTTTATCAATGATAATAAAAATTTTTTTGATAAAGAAAATTTTTTTTTTATGAAAGGAAAGAAAACAAACCTAACTGCAATTCATCCTATTAATAAAAAAAAAATTCCAATATGGATAAGTAATTATGTTAAAAATAAAAATAATAAAAAAAGTTTTTATATTGGAATACCTGCTCATAATAAGAAAGACTGGACATTTTCTAAGTTTAATCAAATTAAACCTAAATTTGTATTATTAAATCTAAATGGATGTAAACCAAATTTTGGCAATGTTTCTATATTAAAAAAGGGATACTTATTTAATTCAAATAAATTTACTGGATTAAGTATTAAAAAAGGATTTAACATCATTTTTAACTTTTTAAAAAATCAAAAAATAGCTAAAAAGCTAATATCTTATAAATTAAAAGATTGGGGAATTTCGAGACAAAGATATTGGGGAACTCCTATACCGATAGCCATTACAAAAGAAAATAAAAATATTTGCATACCTAAAGAATTACTTCCTTTAATTTTACCAAAAAAAAACTCTATATCTTCCAGATCTATTATCATTAATAAAAAAAAGAACGTTTGCGAAACGGACACTTTTGACACATTTATTGAATCTTCTTGGTATTATGCAAGGTATACTTGTCCTAAATTCAAACAAGAAATGATTAATTTTGATGCCGCTAAATATTGGTTACCAGTAGACCAATATGTAGGCGGGATTGAACATGCTACTATGCATTTACTATATTTTCGATTCTACCACAAAATGCTTAGAGATTTTAAATTAGTTCCTTATAATGAACCAGTTATAAGACTTTTGTGTCAAGGAATGGTTTTATCTGATGCTTTCTATTTTTTTAACGAAAAAAAAGAAAAAATTTGGATATCTCCCAATGAAATTAATATTTCACGAGATAAAAAGGGAAAAATTATTCAAGCGTATACAAAAAATAAAATTAAAGCATTCCATGCTGGCATGATAAAAATGTCAAAGTCCAAAAATAATGGAATAGATCCTGAATCAGTTATAAAAAACTATGGTGTTGATACTTTAAGATTATTTATTATGTTTTCAGCTCCCCCAGAAATTTCAATTGAATGGAATCCATCTTCTATAAAAGGAATGAGTCGATTTATTCACAAACTTTGGAAGTTTTGTCTTAAAAATATTAAAAATAAAGACTCGATTAAAAAAATAAAAGTACAAAATCTCAATTTTTGTCAACAATCATTTTATATTAGCTTAAATCAAACTATCAAAAAAGTTACTGAAAATATAGATGAAAGACAAACCTTCAACAATGCCATAGCAGCTATTATTAAATTTACGAAAAAAATAATTAATTTTCCTATTAAAGAACCCGAAGATAAATACTTAGTAAGATTTGCATTAATTAATATCATAAAAATGCTATATCCGTTTATTCCTCATTTTAGTTTTGTTATTCTTGAAAGAATAACTTCCAGAAAAAAAATAGATTTCGTTAAATGGCCTACGTTCGATAAAAATTTTTTAGAAAAAACAATTTTTCAAATTGTAATTCAAATAAATGGAAAAAAAAAGAAAACATTAAATTTTTTAAAAAATGAAAGTAAAAAAAATGTTATTTCTAAAATTTTAAAAAAAAATATTATTGAAAATTTTTTAAAAGAAAAAAAAATAAAAAAAATATTTTTTATTCCTAACAAAATAATTAATTTTGTTGTAAAGTAA
- a CDS encoding YhgN family NAAT transporter — translation MKEMVSTVTLLILIMDPLGNLPIFMSILKDLPRRRRRFILLREMIISLLVMLLFLFLGEKILTFLNLRTEVVSISGGIILFLISIKMIFPEQSLIKESKKNTQEEPFIVPLAIPLVAGPSLLATLMLMSHQYPEKIFLLSASLIFSWFFTLIVLLLSGFFLKILGSKGVNALERLMGLILIMLSVQMFLDGISVWFKL, via the coding sequence ATGAAAGAAATGGTATCCACCGTAACATTATTAATTTTAATAATGGATCCTCTAGGAAACCTTCCTATTTTTATGTCAATATTAAAAGATCTTCCTCGAAGAAGACGTCGGTTTATCTTGTTGAGAGAAATGATAATTTCTCTTTTAGTTATGTTATTATTTTTGTTTTTAGGAGAAAAAATACTTACTTTTCTTAATTTAAGAACAGAAGTTGTTTCAATATCAGGAGGAATTATTTTATTCTTAATATCAATAAAAATGATTTTTCCAGAACAGTCTCTTATTAAAGAATCAAAAAAAAATACTCAAGAAGAACCATTTATAGTTCCATTAGCCATACCCTTAGTTGCTGGTCCTTCATTATTAGCAACTCTTATGTTAATGTCACATCAATATCCTGAAAAAATTTTTCTATTATCTGCTTCTTTAATTTTTTCTTGGTTTTTTACTTTAATTGTTTTGTTACTTTCAGGATTTTTTTTAAAAATATTGGGTTCAAAAGGAGTAAATGCTTTAGAACGTCTAATGGGATTAATTTTAATTATGTTATCGGTTCAAATGTTTCTCGATGGAATAAGTGTTTGGTTTAAATTATAA
- a CDS encoding phosphoglycerate kinase, with translation MPVISMKELNLYNKKVLIRLDLNVPINDHGKITSHARITASIPTIELAIKKRAKIIICSHLGRPKEGNFQKKFSLLPIFQYLKEYFNSVKITFSKTFSFKEIEKSEIIMLENVRFNIGEKKNCSLLSKKYASLCDVFVMDAFGTAHRSEASTCGIGYFSKIACAGPLFLSELSSLKKALKNPVQPVVSIIGGSKVSTKFKILQSLGKISNTIIVGGGIANTFIATDKKIGKSLFERDYLHHAKKLKSKFNILIPTDSRVGTEFSKNAVARVKNTSDIKENEEIMDFGDKTISKALKIIKLAKTIIWNGPVGVYEFKNFQKGTKSIALEISKSNAFSLAGGGDTLAVIEMLKIKEKISYVSTGGGSFLSFIEGNTLPTISMLQKKYFKIDKKKQINSTNT, from the coding sequence ATGCCTGTCATATCAATGAAAGAATTAAATTTGTATAACAAAAAAGTATTAATTAGATTAGATTTAAATGTACCAATAAATGATCACGGAAAAATTACTTCACATGCTCGAATTACAGCTTCTATTCCAACAATAGAGTTAGCTATTAAAAAAAGAGCAAAAATAATTATTTGTTCTCATTTAGGAAGGCCTAAAGAAGGAAATTTTCAAAAAAAATTTTCTTTGCTTCCAATTTTTCAATATTTAAAAGAATACTTTAATTCAGTAAAAATTACTTTTAGTAAAACATTTTCATTTAAAGAAATTGAAAAAAGTGAAATAATAATGCTTGAAAATGTTCGATTTAACATAGGAGAAAAAAAAAATTGCAGTTTATTATCAAAAAAATACGCTTCTTTATGCGATGTATTTGTCATGGATGCTTTTGGAACAGCTCACAGATCAGAAGCTTCAACTTGTGGAATTGGATATTTTTCTAAAATAGCTTGCGCAGGACCTTTATTTTTATCCGAACTTTCATCGTTAAAAAAAGCGTTAAAAAATCCTGTTCAACCTGTTGTTTCTATTATCGGGGGATCAAAAGTATCTACTAAATTTAAAATTTTGCAATCTTTAGGAAAGATATCAAACACCATAATTGTAGGAGGAGGAATTGCTAATACTTTTATAGCTACTGATAAAAAAATTGGAAAATCCTTGTTTGAACGTGACTATTTGCATCATGCAAAAAAATTAAAATCAAAATTTAATATCTTGATTCCAACGGATTCAAGAGTTGGAACAGAATTTTCTAAAAATGCCGTTGCTAGAGTAAAAAATACTTCTGATATTAAAGAAAATGAAGAAATTATGGATTTCGGAGATAAAACTATATCAAAAGCATTAAAAATAATCAAATTAGCAAAGACAATTATTTGGAATGGACCTGTAGGAGTATATGAATTTAAAAACTTTCAAAAAGGAACTAAATCGATCGCTTTAGAAATTTCTAAGAGTAATGCTTTTTCTCTTGCTGGAGGAGGTGATACTTTGGCTGTAATTGAAATGTTAAAGATAAAAGAAAAGATTTCCTACGTATCAACCGGAGGAGGTTCATTTTTATCATTTATTGAAGGAAATACATTACCGACTATTAGTATGTTACAAAAAAAATATTTTAAAATAGATAAAAAAAAACAAATTAATTCCACTAATACTTAA
- the tusA gene encoding sulfurtransferase TusA, translating to MIKKKLDLRNFRCPENIMLLRKKVRNMNFGEYLLVISNDFSSKRDIPKFCQFMNCKLINVEKKNSTDYHLLKKNNEM from the coding sequence ATGATCAAAAAAAAACTAGATTTAAGAAATTTTCGATGTCCAGAAAATATTATGTTATTGCGAAAAAAAGTTAGAAACATGAATTTTGGAGAATATTTGTTAGTAATTTCCAATGATTTTTCTTCAAAAAGAGATATACCAAAATTTTGTCAATTTATGAATTGCAAATTAATTAATGTAGAAAAAAAAAATTCTACTGATTATCATCTTCTAAAAAAAAATAATGAAATGTAA
- the corC gene encoding CNNM family magnesium/cobalt transport protein CorC (CorC(YbeX) belongs to the Cyclin M Mg2+ Exporter (CNNM) family, and was characterized as belonging to a set of three proteins, at least one of which must be present for CorA to function.), with product MNDSFLKNINKDNKKGFFSILLHQIFNDEPKNREELLKLIQESKEKELIDQTTKNMLEGAILITKKTVKEIMIPRTQMITLNLNYNLNKCLEIIIKSAHSRFPVMSKDKNYIEGFLIAKDLLSFIYKEKKLFFIKKFLRPPIVVPESKHLDKMLKEFQLKRNHMAIVIDEFGIVSGLITIEDILELIVGKIEDEFDNVKEMNIRQINQFTFLIKGLTQIKEFNEKFNTNFFDKEVDTIGGLIIKKVGYVPKINKIICIDNYQFKISTIDNRKILTIHVKIPKNLLLPSLKK from the coding sequence ATGAACGATTCCTTCTTAAAAAATATTAATAAAGATAATAAAAAAGGATTTTTTTCGATTTTATTACATCAAATCTTTAATGATGAACCAAAAAATAGAGAAGAATTACTAAAGTTAATACAAGAATCGAAAGAAAAAGAATTAATTGATCAAACTACTAAAAATATGCTAGAAGGAGCAATACTTATAACAAAAAAAACAGTTAAAGAAATAATGATTCCTAGAACTCAAATGATTACTTTAAATTTAAACTATAATTTGAACAAATGTTTAGAAATTATTATCAAATCTGCTCATTCTAGATTTCCTGTTATGAGTAAAGATAAAAATTATATTGAAGGTTTTTTAATAGCCAAAGATTTATTATCCTTTATATACAAAGAAAAAAAATTATTTTTCATAAAAAAATTTCTTAGACCTCCTATTGTTGTACCTGAAAGTAAACACCTTGATAAAATGTTAAAAGAATTTCAATTAAAAAGAAATCATATGGCTATAGTTATAGATGAATTTGGAATTGTGTCAGGATTAATTACAATCGAAGATATACTAGAATTAATTGTAGGAAAAATTGAAGATGAGTTTGATAATGTTAAAGAAATGAATATTAGACAAATAAACCAATTTACCTTCTTAATCAAAGGATTAACTCAAATTAAAGAATTTAATGAAAAATTTAATACAAATTTTTTCGATAAAGAAGTTGATACTATTGGAGGTCTAATTATAAAAAAAGTAGGATATGTACCTAAAATAAACAAAATAATTTGTATCGATAATTATCAATTTAAAATATCTACAATAGATAATAGAAAAATTTTAACAATTCATGTAAAAATTCCTAAAAATTTACTTTTACCTTCTTTAAAAAAATAA